From Desmodus rotundus isolate HL8 chromosome 10, HLdesRot8A.1, whole genome shotgun sequence, one genomic window encodes:
- the LOC112322958 gene encoding small ubiquitin-related modifier 2-like isoform X2 produces MASKNPKERAKTQNNDHINLEVVGQDDSVVRFKIKRHTPLSKLMKAYCEQQGLEDEGTIDVFQQQTGGVY; encoded by the exons ATGGCCAGCAAAAATCCCAAGGAAAGGGCCAAGACTCAGAACAATGACCATATTAATTTGGAGGTGGTGGGGCAGGATGATTCGGTGGTGCGGTTTAAGATTAAGAGGCACACACCACTCAGTAAACTAATGAAAGCCTATTGTGAACAACAGGGTTT GGAGGATGAAGGTACAATTGATGTGTTCCAGCAGCAGACAGGAGGTGTCTACTAA
- the LOC112322958 gene encoding small ubiquitin-related modifier 2-like isoform X1 → MASKNPKERAKTQNNDHINLEVVGQDDSVVRFKIKRHTPLSKLMKAYCEQQGLSMRQIRFQFDRQPVTETDTPAQSEREDEGTIDVFQQQTGGVY, encoded by the coding sequence ATGGCCAGCAAAAATCCCAAGGAAAGGGCCAAGACTCAGAACAATGACCATATTAATTTGGAGGTGGTGGGGCAGGATGATTCGGTGGTGCGGTTTAAGATTAAGAGGCACACACCACTCAGTAAACTAATGAAAGCCTATTGTGAACAACAGGGTTTGTCAATGAGGCAGATCAGATTCCAATTTGACAGGCAGCCAGTCACTGAGACAGACACACCTGCACAGTCGGAAAGGGAGGATGAAGGTACAATTGATGTGTTCCAGCAGCAGACAGGAGGTGTCTACTAA